The proteins below are encoded in one region of Salmo salar chromosome ssa02, Ssal_v3.1, whole genome shotgun sequence:
- the LOC106594126 gene encoding zinc finger protein 585A isoform X3, translating into MRSLQTKRPACLLFATTLELTVTMVTRAHCSASRRWCWKTTIISITVKHWPQRFQRKREECGSRDRHVKTHTGEKPFHCTVCGKSFSQQSSFRIHQRSHTGEKPYRCLEPDCGKSFYQSGALLRHGRGHAERSTRLRAAGDVLLVQQDDTSNKNSKLQAVVDVLPEQEDVLLAEGDSPAPPPSSVPSTPGGLPVRHRQNHNNTSHTNTCQKCGEQFSTFYKLRVHLTTHRGEKPFSCPDCGQRFSARGYMESHQRVHIKERPHPCPDCGKRFLSLGDLKRHQQSFSEERPYSCSECRKSFTQPGFLRAHQRTHTGVKGYRCPYCHKDFFTASSLRRHKKQAHAEETVTLPPSGGLQLSHAGESLGQAEAGVPGLKVIVKEEEDPAFGDSSNNHHSETTEESLPAAVEHKQQQQQHKQHHSCHRRAHPCPVCGKEFPIAYKLQVHMRIHTGEKPYSCLVCGKSFAQKGSLTLHQIVHTGEKPYSCPDCGNTFSQMISLKRHQLLHTGERPYRCSECGRSYTQQRNLRAHQLKHTAERLHCCSVCGKRFFTPSGLRDHQRSHTGEKPFPCSVCGKSFSRPGLLREHQQTHTGDGGQVERDRSKDPGDRSSPKPKESLGEILGLKIIVEELEKEEEGKEAREEEDEEVGGLINSDGEEVGHVSLSRKSPVPVFVSGEIPSTSAEPEQHQQIQEKRYRTKKPHLCSVCGKEFPKPSKLVAHLRTHSGEKPFRCSVCGRGFSTGGITLQRHLLTHTGEKPYHCSVCGKRFIQRGNLLKHQKVHTGEKPYSCSVCGRSFPRFERLKDHQRTHTGEKPQSCDVCGMRFSYASSLKVHRRMHTGERPYQCSVCGESFNSTANLRKHRQSHTGDNGSANMKRGRLLRSSHTGEGSAAVTVKRGRLLRSSHTGEGSAAVTGGCQTAGGDAQGTVVKDKSSLGPDQGHGEGCSQTSTLYIDSKEEEEEEVGGLINSEGEEVNWDYLTLQGRKSVSEKFENQVEDEDEEDGYDVEEEEIGGLINSDGEEIGWDRHRIRQSVSRPSDSEESPSASGEPEQHQENHNNTKTKSHHCFRCGKDFANISNLRRHQKRHSGESSEHRSDSEARKSHCCPECGRDCKKLSALQKHMKIHTGEKPYPCSVCGKQFREKTALRDHQKVHTREKPYPCPDCGKRFAHSGAMKRHLLTHTGEKPYSCSVCGRSYTQIGRLREHERTHSEEKHDCSVCWRSFSKATALVAHFRTHTGERPYSCEECGKSYVRTQNLRAHQRKSHSSSLPNPGTGTGENLAAGVKSEEDSISISDEEEKELMLAGWRKTRTSLSH; encoded by the exons atgAG GAGTCTGCAGACCAAGCGCCCAGCCTGTCTCCTCTTCGCCACAACGCTGGAGCTGACTGTAACCATGGTGACCAGAGCTCACTGTTCAGCCAGCAGAAGATGGTGTTGGAAAACCACGATTATCTCCATCACAGTGAAACACTGGCCTCAAAGGTTTCAGcggaagagagaggagtgtggt TCCCGGGACCGACACGTGAAGACCCACACGGGAGAGAAGCCGTTCCACTGCACcgtgtgtgggaagagcttctCTCAGCAGTCCTCCTTTAGGATACACCAGAGGAGCCACACGGGGGAGAAGCCCTACCGCTGCCTTGAacctgactgtgggaagagcttcTACCAATCAGGAGCCTTGTTGAGACACGGAAGGGGTCACGCTGAGAGGTCGACCAGACTAAGAGCTGCTGGAGATGTGCTGCTTGTCCAGCAGGACGATACTAGTAACAAG AATTCTAAACTTCAGGCTGTAGTGGATGTGCTGCCAGAGCAAGAGGATGTCCTTCTGGCTGAAG GAGAcagtcctgctcctcctcccagCTCCGTCCCCTCTACACCGGGAGGACTACCTGTCCGACACCGGCAGAACCACAACAACACGtcccacaccaacacctgtcagaaGTGCGGAGAGCAGTTCTCTACCTTCTACAAGCTGCGTGTCCACCTGACCACCCACAGGGGAGAGAAGCCCTTCTCCTGTCCAGACTGTGGTCAACGCTTCTCAGCCCGGGGGTACATGGAGTCACACCAGAGG GTACACATCAAGGAGAGACCACACCCATGCCCTGACTGTGGTAAGAGGTTCCTCTCCCTGGGAGACCTGAAGAGACACCAGCAGAGCTTCTCCGAGGAGAGACCGTACAGCTGCTCCGAGTGCAGGAAGAGTTTCACCCAGCCGGGGTTCCTAAGAGCACACCAGAGGACACACACCGGGGTAAAAGGTTACCGCTGCCCCTACTGTCACAAGGACTTCTTCACTGCATCCAGTCTGAGGAGACACAAAAAGCAGGCGCATGCGGAAGAGACCGTCACGCTGCCCCCTAGTGGTGGACTCCAGCTGTCACATGCTGGAGAGAGCCTGGGTCAAGCTGAAGCTGGTGTACCAGGACTTAAGGTCatagtgaaggaggaggaggatcctGCTTTTG GAGACAGTTCTAACAACCACCACTCTGAGACTACTGAGGAGAGTCTCCCTGCAGCCGTAGagcataaacaacaacaacaacaacataaacagCATCACAGCTGTCATAGAAGAGCCCACCCCTGCCCTGTGTGTGGAAAGGAGTTTCCCATTGCCTACAAGCTTCAAGTCCATATGAGAatccacactggagagaagccttactcctgccttgtgtgtgggaagagcttcgCCCAGAAGGGGAGCCTGACGCTCCACCAGATCgtccacactggagagaaaccttactccTGCCCCGACTGTGGGAACACCTTCTCCCAGATGATCAG CCTGAAGAGACACCAACTGTTGCACACGGGAGAGAGACCGTACCGCTGCTCCGAGTGTGGGAGAAGCTACACCCAGCAGAGAAACCTGAG GGCCCACCAGCTGAAGCACACTGCAGAGAGACTTCACTGCTGCTCTGTGTGTGGGAAGCGCTTCTTCACACCCTCAGGACTCAGGGATCACCAGAG gtctcacacaggagagaaaccattcccctgctctgtgtgtgggaagagcttctCACGGCCTGGTCTCCTGAGAGAACACCAGCAGACTCACACAGGAGACGGTGGACAGGTGGAGCGAGACCGCAGCAAG GACCCTGGTGACCGATCGAGCCCCAAACCCAAAGAGTCCCTGGGTGAAATTCTGGGACTGAAAATTATAGTTGAAGAActggagaaagaagaggaggggaaggaggcgagagaagaagaggatgaggaagTTGGTGGTTTGATAAATTCCGACGGAGAGGAAGTTGGTCACGTTTCTCTTTCTA GAAAAAGCCCTGTCCCAGTCTTTGTTAGCGGTGAGATTCCCTCTACATCAGCAGAACCTGAACAACACCAACAAATCCAGGAGAAACGATACAGAACCAAGAAGCCTCACCTCTGCTCGGTGTGTGGAAAGGAGTTCCCTAAACCATCGAAGCTAGTTGCACATCTCCGTACACACAGTGGAGAGAAACCCTTCCGCTGCTCCGTGTGCGGTAGAGGTTTCTCCACAGGGGGTATCACCCTACAGAGACACCTTCTGacgcacacaggggagaaaccgtaTCACTGCTCTGTCTGTGGGAAGAGGTTCATCCAACGAGGGAATCTGTTAAAACACCAGAAGGTACACACTGGAGAAAAACCTTACTCCTGCTCCGTGTGTGGACGGAGTTTCCCTCGATTTGAGCGTCTGAAGGACCACCAGCggacacatacaggagagaaacctcaatCTTGCGATGTCTGTGGGATGAGGTTCTCCTACGCGTCCTCCCTCAAG GTCCATCGCAGGATGCACACCGGGGAGAGACCTTACCAGTGCTCTGTCTGTGGGGAGAGCTTCAACTCAACAGCAAACCTGAGGAAACACAGACAGTCCCACACTGGAGATAATGGGTCTGCTAACATGAAGAGGGGTCGGCTCCTGAGGTCGTCCCACACTGGAGAGGGgtctgctgctgttactgtgaagaGGGGTCGGCTCCTGAGGTCGTCCCACACTGGAGAGGGGTCTGCTGCTGTTACTGGAGGATGTCAGACCGCTGGTGGGGATGCTCAG GGAACCGTCGTAAAAGATAAAAGCTCTCTGGGTCCTGACCAAGGCCACGGTGAAGGCTGCAGTCAAACATCTACCTTATATATCGATagtaaagaagaggaggaggaggaagttggTGGTTTGATAAATTCCGAAGGAGAAGAAGTTAATTGGGATTACCTCA CATTGCAGGGCCGGAAGTCAGTTTCTGAAAAGTTTGAGAACCAAGTTGAAGATGAAGATGAAGAAGATGGTTATGATGTGGAAGAAGAGGAAATTGGTGGTCTGATTAATTCAGACGGAGAAGAAATTGGTTGGGATCGTCATCGTATCA GACAGAGTGTCAGCCGTCCTTCTGACAGCGAGGAGAGTCCCTCTGCATCAGGAGAACCTGAACAACACCAggagaatcacaacaacacaaagaCCAAGTCTCACCACTGCTTTAGATGTGGGAAAGACTTTGCCAACATCTCTAACCTACGGCGACACCAGAAGAGACACTCAG GAGAGAGTTCCGAACACAGATCCGACAGCGAAGCCAGGAAGTCCCACTGCTGCCCAGAATGTGGAAGAGACTGTAAGAAGCTATCAGCTCTACAAAAACACATGaagatccacacaggagagaagccgtaCCCTTGCTCCGTGTGTGGGAAACAGTTCCGTGAAAAAACAGCCCTCCGCGACCACCAGAAAGTGCACACGAGAGAAAAACCTTACCCTTGCCCCGACTGTGGGAAGAGGTTCGCTCACTCAGGAGCTATGAAGAGACACCTGCTGACGCACACCGGAGAAaaaccttactcctgctctgtgtGTGGGAGGAGCTACACCCAGATAGGGCGACTGCGAGAACACGAGCGAACACACAG cgAGGAGAAACACGACTGTTCCGTCTGTTGGAGGAGCTTCTCCAAAGCTACGGCCCTCGTCGCTCACTTCAG GACCCACACTGGAGAGAGACCCTACAGCTGTGAGGAGTGTGGGAAGAGCTACGTTCGAACCCAGAACCTCCGAGCCCATCAGAGGAAAAGTCACAGCAGCTCACTACCAAACCCTGGGACTGGGACAGGGGAAAACCTGGCTGCAGGGGTGAAGAGTGAAGAGGATTCTATTAGTATCAGTGATGAAGAGGAGAAGGAGTTGATGCTAGCAGGGTGGAGGAAAACGAGGACAAGCCTTTCACATTAG
- the LOC106594126 gene encoding zinc finger protein 585A isoform X4: MDEESADQAPSLSPLRHNAGADCNHGDQSSLFSQQKMVLENHDYLHHSETLASKVSAEERGVWCESDVPVGQQNNLYNTTSSTNKSFPCSVCGRLFTTKQSRDRHVKTHTGEKPFHCTVCGKSFSQQSSFRIHQRSHTGEKPYRCLEPDCGKSFYQSGALLRHGRGHAERSTRLRAAGDVLLVQQDDTSNKNSKLQAVVDVLPEQEDVLLAEGDSPAPPPSSVPSTPGGLPVRHRQNHNNTSHTNTCQKCGEQFSTFYKLRVHLTTHRGEKPFSCPDCGQRFSARGYMESHQRVHIKERPHPCPDCGKRFLSLGDLKRHQQSFSEERPYSCSECRKSFTQPGFLRAHQRTHTGVKGYRCPYCHKDFFTASSLRRHKKQAHAEETVTLPPSGGLQLSHAGESLGQAEAGVPGLKVIVKEEEDPAFGDSSNNHHSETTEESLPAAVEHKQQQQQHKQHHSCHRRAHPCPVCGKEFPIAYKLQVHMRIHTGEKPYSCLVCGKSFAQKGSLTLHQIVHTGEKPYSCPDCGNTFSQMISLKRHQLLHTGERPYRCSECGRSYTQQRNLRAHQLKHTAERLHCCSVCGKRFFTPSGLRDHQRSHTGEKPFPCSVCGKSFSRPGLLREHQQTHTGDGGQVERDRSKDPGDRSSPKPKESLGEILGLKIIVEELEKEEEGKEAREEEDEEVGGLINSDGEEVGHVSLSRKSPVPVFVSGEIPSTSAEPEQHQQIQEKRYRTKKPHLCSVCGKEFPKPSKLVAHLRTHSGEKPFRCSVCGRGFSTGGITLQRHLLTHTGEKPYHCSVCGKRFIQRGNLLKHQKVHTGEKPYSCSVCGRSFPRFERLKDHQRTHTGEKPQSCDVCGMRFSYASSLKVHRRMHTGERPYQCSVCGESFNSTANLRKHRQSHTGDNGSANMKRGRLLRSSHTGEGSAAVTVKRGRLLRSSHTGEGSAAVTGGCQTAGGDAQGTVVKDKSSLGPDQGHGEGCSQTSTLYIDSKEEEEEEVGGLINSEGEEVNWDYLRQSVSRPSDSEESPSASGEPEQHQENHNNTKTKSHHCFRCGKDFANISNLRRHQKRHSGESSEHRSDSEARKSHCCPECGRDCKKLSALQKHMKIHTGEKPYPCSVCGKQFREKTALRDHQKVHTREKPYPCPDCGKRFAHSGAMKRHLLTHTGEKPYSCSVCGRSYTQIGRLREHERTHSEEKHDCSVCWRSFSKATALVAHFRTHTGERPYSCEECGKSYVRTQNLRAHQRKSHSSSLPNPGTGTGENLAAGVKSEEDSISISDEEEKELMLAGWRKTRTSLSH, encoded by the exons atggatgAG GAGTCTGCAGACCAAGCGCCCAGCCTGTCTCCTCTTCGCCACAACGCTGGAGCTGACTGTAACCATGGTGACCAGAGCTCACTGTTCAGCCAGCAGAAGATGGTGTTGGAAAACCACGATTATCTCCATCACAGTGAAACACTGGCCTCAAAGGTTTCAGcggaagagagaggagtgtggtgTGAGTCTGATGTCCCTGTAGGACAACAGAACAACCTCTACAACACAACATCATCCACTAACAAGTCTTTCCCCTGCTCTGTGTGTGGACGACTCTTCACTACAAAACAGTCCCGGGACCGACACGTGAAGACCCACACGGGAGAGAAGCCGTTCCACTGCACcgtgtgtgggaagagcttctCTCAGCAGTCCTCCTTTAGGATACACCAGAGGAGCCACACGGGGGAGAAGCCCTACCGCTGCCTTGAacctgactgtgggaagagcttcTACCAATCAGGAGCCTTGTTGAGACACGGAAGGGGTCACGCTGAGAGGTCGACCAGACTAAGAGCTGCTGGAGATGTGCTGCTTGTCCAGCAGGACGATACTAGTAACAAG AATTCTAAACTTCAGGCTGTAGTGGATGTGCTGCCAGAGCAAGAGGATGTCCTTCTGGCTGAAG GAGAcagtcctgctcctcctcccagCTCCGTCCCCTCTACACCGGGAGGACTACCTGTCCGACACCGGCAGAACCACAACAACACGtcccacaccaacacctgtcagaaGTGCGGAGAGCAGTTCTCTACCTTCTACAAGCTGCGTGTCCACCTGACCACCCACAGGGGAGAGAAGCCCTTCTCCTGTCCAGACTGTGGTCAACGCTTCTCAGCCCGGGGGTACATGGAGTCACACCAGAGG GTACACATCAAGGAGAGACCACACCCATGCCCTGACTGTGGTAAGAGGTTCCTCTCCCTGGGAGACCTGAAGAGACACCAGCAGAGCTTCTCCGAGGAGAGACCGTACAGCTGCTCCGAGTGCAGGAAGAGTTTCACCCAGCCGGGGTTCCTAAGAGCACACCAGAGGACACACACCGGGGTAAAAGGTTACCGCTGCCCCTACTGTCACAAGGACTTCTTCACTGCATCCAGTCTGAGGAGACACAAAAAGCAGGCGCATGCGGAAGAGACCGTCACGCTGCCCCCTAGTGGTGGACTCCAGCTGTCACATGCTGGAGAGAGCCTGGGTCAAGCTGAAGCTGGTGTACCAGGACTTAAGGTCatagtgaaggaggaggaggatcctGCTTTTG GAGACAGTTCTAACAACCACCACTCTGAGACTACTGAGGAGAGTCTCCCTGCAGCCGTAGagcataaacaacaacaacaacaacataaacagCATCACAGCTGTCATAGAAGAGCCCACCCCTGCCCTGTGTGTGGAAAGGAGTTTCCCATTGCCTACAAGCTTCAAGTCCATATGAGAatccacactggagagaagccttactcctgccttgtgtgtgggaagagcttcgCCCAGAAGGGGAGCCTGACGCTCCACCAGATCgtccacactggagagaaaccttactccTGCCCCGACTGTGGGAACACCTTCTCCCAGATGATCAG CCTGAAGAGACACCAACTGTTGCACACGGGAGAGAGACCGTACCGCTGCTCCGAGTGTGGGAGAAGCTACACCCAGCAGAGAAACCTGAG GGCCCACCAGCTGAAGCACACTGCAGAGAGACTTCACTGCTGCTCTGTGTGTGGGAAGCGCTTCTTCACACCCTCAGGACTCAGGGATCACCAGAG gtctcacacaggagagaaaccattcccctgctctgtgtgtgggaagagcttctCACGGCCTGGTCTCCTGAGAGAACACCAGCAGACTCACACAGGAGACGGTGGACAGGTGGAGCGAGACCGCAGCAAG GACCCTGGTGACCGATCGAGCCCCAAACCCAAAGAGTCCCTGGGTGAAATTCTGGGACTGAAAATTATAGTTGAAGAActggagaaagaagaggaggggaaggaggcgagagaagaagaggatgaggaagTTGGTGGTTTGATAAATTCCGACGGAGAGGAAGTTGGTCACGTTTCTCTTTCTA GAAAAAGCCCTGTCCCAGTCTTTGTTAGCGGTGAGATTCCCTCTACATCAGCAGAACCTGAACAACACCAACAAATCCAGGAGAAACGATACAGAACCAAGAAGCCTCACCTCTGCTCGGTGTGTGGAAAGGAGTTCCCTAAACCATCGAAGCTAGTTGCACATCTCCGTACACACAGTGGAGAGAAACCCTTCCGCTGCTCCGTGTGCGGTAGAGGTTTCTCCACAGGGGGTATCACCCTACAGAGACACCTTCTGacgcacacaggggagaaaccgtaTCACTGCTCTGTCTGTGGGAAGAGGTTCATCCAACGAGGGAATCTGTTAAAACACCAGAAGGTACACACTGGAGAAAAACCTTACTCCTGCTCCGTGTGTGGACGGAGTTTCCCTCGATTTGAGCGTCTGAAGGACCACCAGCggacacatacaggagagaaacctcaatCTTGCGATGTCTGTGGGATGAGGTTCTCCTACGCGTCCTCCCTCAAG GTCCATCGCAGGATGCACACCGGGGAGAGACCTTACCAGTGCTCTGTCTGTGGGGAGAGCTTCAACTCAACAGCAAACCTGAGGAAACACAGACAGTCCCACACTGGAGATAATGGGTCTGCTAACATGAAGAGGGGTCGGCTCCTGAGGTCGTCCCACACTGGAGAGGGgtctgctgctgttactgtgaagaGGGGTCGGCTCCTGAGGTCGTCCCACACTGGAGAGGGGTCTGCTGCTGTTACTGGAGGATGTCAGACCGCTGGTGGGGATGCTCAG GGAACCGTCGTAAAAGATAAAAGCTCTCTGGGTCCTGACCAAGGCCACGGTGAAGGCTGCAGTCAAACATCTACCTTATATATCGATagtaaagaagaggaggaggaggaagttggTGGTTTGATAAATTCCGAAGGAGAAGAAGTTAATTGGGATTACCTCA GACAGAGTGTCAGCCGTCCTTCTGACAGCGAGGAGAGTCCCTCTGCATCAGGAGAACCTGAACAACACCAggagaatcacaacaacacaaagaCCAAGTCTCACCACTGCTTTAGATGTGGGAAAGACTTTGCCAACATCTCTAACCTACGGCGACACCAGAAGAGACACTCAG GAGAGAGTTCCGAACACAGATCCGACAGCGAAGCCAGGAAGTCCCACTGCTGCCCAGAATGTGGAAGAGACTGTAAGAAGCTATCAGCTCTACAAAAACACATGaagatccacacaggagagaagccgtaCCCTTGCTCCGTGTGTGGGAAACAGTTCCGTGAAAAAACAGCCCTCCGCGACCACCAGAAAGTGCACACGAGAGAAAAACCTTACCCTTGCCCCGACTGTGGGAAGAGGTTCGCTCACTCAGGAGCTATGAAGAGACACCTGCTGACGCACACCGGAGAAaaaccttactcctgctctgtgtGTGGGAGGAGCTACACCCAGATAGGGCGACTGCGAGAACACGAGCGAACACACAG cgAGGAGAAACACGACTGTTCCGTCTGTTGGAGGAGCTTCTCCAAAGCTACGGCCCTCGTCGCTCACTTCAG GACCCACACTGGAGAGAGACCCTACAGCTGTGAGGAGTGTGGGAAGAGCTACGTTCGAACCCAGAACCTCCGAGCCCATCAGAGGAAAAGTCACAGCAGCTCACTACCAAACCCTGGGACTGGGACAGGGGAAAACCTGGCTGCAGGGGTGAAGAGTGAAGAGGATTCTATTAGTATCAGTGATGAAGAGGAGAAGGAGTTGATGCTAGCAGGGTGGAGGAAAACGAGGACAAGCCTTTCACATTAG